From Paenibacillus sp. PK3_47, the proteins below share one genomic window:
- a CDS encoding D-alanyl-D-alanine carboxypeptidase family protein produces MLAVLGPTSGVRAENASISTHARAAALIDVESGRLLYSSRGDEPMLIASLTKIMTAIVAIENGDLTSKVKVGKNAFAKEGSSIYLKLGEEMTLENMLYGLMLRSGNDAATAIAEHIGGSEQGFVYMMNAKAEELGLVNSHFANPHGLDAEGHYSSANDLAKLTAYAMHNPVFKEIVKTPEKTADNPYEKWDYKWSNKNKMLRLYEGADGVKTGYTKKALRTLVSSATRNGQQLVAVTLNDGNDWNDHASLLNFGFNHYPLKTLIERGEGISGYSYVTGKAFAYPLGQGEEARIMTKLVLNREAGTAEGQARSSSFGLRGVIIVKLGGKEIGRVPVYESGQLPPEQSAYDKRYSPAMSIAYPAHSWLQAVGSALRALFELGREANE; encoded by the coding sequence ATGCTGGCAGTCCTTGGACCCACGTCCGGAGTGCGGGCGGAAAATGCCTCGATTTCCACGCATGCCAGGGCGGCAGCGCTAATCGACGTGGAATCCGGAAGGCTCCTGTACAGCAGCAGGGGAGATGAGCCGATGCTGATCGCCAGTCTGACCAAAATTATGACGGCCATTGTGGCTATAGAAAACGGGGATTTGACCTCCAAAGTAAAGGTGGGCAAAAATGCTTTTGCCAAGGAGGGGTCGTCGATTTATCTGAAGCTGGGTGAGGAAATGACCCTGGAAAATATGCTGTACGGCCTGATGCTGCGTTCGGGAAATGATGCTGCAACAGCGATTGCCGAGCATATCGGCGGTTCGGAGCAGGGGTTTGTCTACATGATGAATGCCAAAGCGGAGGAGCTGGGGCTTGTTAACAGCCATTTTGCCAACCCGCACGGCCTCGATGCCGAAGGGCATTATTCCAGCGCAAATGATCTTGCAAAGCTGACTGCATACGCCATGCATAATCCGGTGTTCAAGGAAATTGTAAAGACCCCGGAGAAGACGGCAGATAATCCGTATGAAAAATGGGACTACAAATGGAGCAATAAAAACAAGATGCTTCGACTTTATGAAGGAGCGGATGGCGTAAAGACCGGCTATACCAAAAAAGCGCTGCGCACGCTCGTCAGCTCCGCCACCCGGAACGGGCAGCAGCTTGTCGCGGTTACGCTCAACGACGGCAACGACTGGAATGACCATGCTTCACTGCTGAATTTCGGCTTCAACCATTATCCGCTCAAGACATTAATCGAACGCGGTGAGGGGATCAGCGGCTACAGTTACGTAACAGGCAAGGCTTTCGCTTACCCTCTGGGCCAGGGAGAGGAAGCACGGATAATGACGAAGCTGGTGCTGAACCGGGAAGCTGGCACTGCAGAAGGACAGGCACGCAGCAGCAGTTTTGGCCTCAGGGGAGTAATTATTGTAAAGCTTGGCGGGAAGGAGATCGGCCGGGTTCCTGTCTATGAGTCCGGGCAGCTCCCGCCGGAGCAGTCTGCTTACGATAAGAGATACAGTCCGGCCATGAGTATAGCTTATCCGGCGCACAGCTGGCTGCAGGCGGTGGGCAGCGCGCTCCGCGCACTTTTTGAACTGGGAAGGGAAGCGAATGAGTAG
- the ytfJ gene encoding GerW family sporulation protein: MGDHPIQGLMQTAMENIKGMVDVNTIVGDPVETPDGSVILPISKVAFGFAAGGSDLRVEDDAPGVNGTNNGGVKMLPFGGGSGGGVSIRPIAFLVVGKEGVHIVPLDNQTHLFEKIIDATPSLIDKIQNMFQNNGTPAGAQTVNPPAATVTVKTDKPSSASSAH, encoded by the coding sequence ATGGGTGACCATCCTATTCAAGGTCTGATGCAGACTGCGATGGAAAATATCAAAGGCATGGTGGATGTTAACACAATTGTCGGAGATCCGGTAGAAACCCCGGATGGCAGCGTGATTCTGCCGATCAGTAAAGTTGCTTTCGGCTTTGCAGCCGGGGGAAGCGATCTGCGGGTGGAGGATGATGCTCCAGGGGTGAACGGAACAAATAACGGCGGTGTCAAAATGCTTCCTTTTGGCGGCGGCAGCGGGGGCGGTGTCTCTATTCGTCCGATTGCGTTTCTGGTCGTGGGCAAAGAAGGGGTACATATTGTGCCGCTGGATAATCAAACCCATCTGTTTGAGAAAATTATCGATGCCACACCGAGCCTGATTGACAAAATCCAGAATATGTTTCAAAACAACGGTACGCCTGCAGGGGCACAGACAGTAAACCCGCCTGCTGCCACAGTGACAGTGAAGACGGATAAGCCTTCTTCGGCTTCATCCGCGCATTAA
- a CDS encoding DUF2953 domain-containing protein, producing MKLWLAILLALLLFLIILVLSSSIHFHFRVRRTGKNDRVEFDLKALFGLVKFHYELPEMVYEGIERGIRVKLEESGMAPFKMNNDKVNHVDKQTLTNLTTDIKLAIRATGGLKKWLKGLMSNVKILKLDWSTDFSLGDAAYTATAAGALWGMKWILVGWGSQFVRLQHTPRLFVAPVFKDDLCFSTVLVCNGKLSLAYVLYSGLVLLRRIISVKGGLALWRKLLSRKQRESSGEGGE from the coding sequence GTGAAGTTATGGCTTGCAATACTTTTAGCGCTGCTGCTGTTTCTAATTATACTGGTGCTTTCTTCCTCTATTCATTTTCATTTCCGTGTGCGCAGGACCGGGAAGAATGACCGGGTTGAATTTGACTTGAAGGCTCTGTTTGGGCTGGTAAAGTTTCATTATGAGCTGCCTGAAATGGTATATGAGGGCATAGAGCGGGGAATCCGGGTGAAGCTGGAAGAAAGCGGGATGGCGCCTTTTAAAATGAATAATGATAAAGTCAATCATGTTGACAAACAAACTTTAACGAACTTGACAACTGATATCAAGCTGGCGATCCGGGCAACCGGGGGGCTGAAAAAATGGCTTAAAGGGCTCATGTCCAACGTCAAAATCTTAAAGCTCGACTGGTCTACCGATTTCTCACTGGGTGATGCAGCGTATACGGCGACTGCTGCGGGGGCATTGTGGGGGATGAAGTGGATTCTGGTCGGCTGGGGTTCACAATTTGTCCGGCTGCAGCATACGCCACGGCTGTTTGTTGCTCCCGTGTTCAAGGATGACCTTTGCTTCTCAACGGTATTGGTGTGTAACGGTAAGCTCTCTTTGGCCTATGTTCTATATTCGGGCTTGGTGCTCCTCCGCCGCATCATCAGTGTTAAAGGCGGCCTGGCCCTGTGGAGAAAGCTGTTAAGCCGCAAACAGCGGGAATCGTCCGGAGAGGGCGGGGAATGA
- the scpB gene encoding SMC-Scp complex subunit ScpB, protein MDYKTLKSIIEGLLFLSGDEGLSVRQIAEITEQRADVAGRALEELREDFTQQGRGLQVVQIAGNYRLATLPDHAPYFERLAYSPSRSSLSQAALETLAIVAYRQPITRVEIEEIRGVKSERAIHTLSNKDLIQEVGRAEAVGRPILYGTTKSFLDSFGLASLQELPEPSNFDTSDSLEEETQLLFNKLDSQMTFDDVEPS, encoded by the coding sequence GTGGATTACAAAACGCTGAAATCGATTATTGAAGGGTTGTTATTTCTGTCGGGTGATGAGGGATTGTCTGTACGCCAGATTGCCGAAATTACCGAGCAGCGGGCGGATGTGGCCGGCAGGGCGCTGGAAGAGCTGAGGGAAGATTTCACCCAGCAGGGCCGCGGCCTGCAGGTGGTGCAGATTGCCGGTAATTACAGGCTGGCTACGCTGCCGGATCATGCGCCTTATTTTGAACGGCTGGCCTATTCTCCTTCCCGCTCTTCGCTTTCACAGGCGGCGCTGGAGACGCTGGCCATTGTAGCTTACCGGCAGCCTATCACCAGAGTGGAGATTGAAGAGATCCGCGGTGTGAAATCCGAGAGGGCAATCCATACGCTGAGCAACAAGGATCTGATCCAGGAGGTAGGACGTGCGGAAGCCGTCGGCCGCCCGATTTTGTACGGAACGACCAAATCCTTTCTGGACAGCTTCGGGCTGGCCAGTCTGCAGGAGCTGCCGGAGCCGTCGAATTTTGATACCTCTGACAGTCTGGAGGAAGAGACACAGCTGCTGTTCAACAAGCTGGACAGCCAGATGACGTTTGACGATGTTGAGCCATCATAG
- a CDS encoding segregation/condensation protein A, with amino-acid sequence MTVLYKLETFEGPLDLLLHLIDKAEIDIQDIPVSEITEQYMAYLQSMQELELDITSEFLVMAATLLSIKSKLLLPKPPVIEIEDFEYYEDDGYDPRAELVERLIEYRKIKSIAVQLLDMESERSLIFTKEPEDLAPFVPVQLDNTLKGLHASDLIAAFRKALSKAAQRTSYQRITRDEVSVKDRIREVSDVLQRKGMGGRLRFSALLHDEMARHEIVTTFLAILELMKMKAIFCYQEKLFEDIVMEWRGGDNFSGLQNAEIDY; translated from the coding sequence GTGACTGTATTGTACAAGCTGGAGACGTTCGAAGGTCCGCTCGATCTGCTCTTGCATTTAATTGACAAGGCGGAAATCGACATCCAGGACATTCCGGTCAGCGAGATCACCGAACAGTACATGGCATATCTGCAGAGCATGCAGGAGCTGGAACTGGATATTACCAGCGAATTTCTTGTCATGGCCGCCACCCTGTTGTCCATCAAGAGCAAGCTGCTGCTGCCGAAGCCGCCAGTCATTGAAATTGAAGATTTTGAATACTACGAAGATGACGGCTATGATCCGCGTGCGGAGCTGGTAGAACGGCTGATTGAATACCGGAAGATCAAGAGCATTGCCGTGCAGCTGCTGGATATGGAAAGCGAACGCAGCCTGATTTTTACGAAGGAACCGGAGGATCTGGCCCCTTTTGTACCTGTGCAGCTGGATAATACGTTAAAAGGGCTCCATGCCTCTGATCTGATCGCGGCTTTCCGCAAGGCACTGAGCAAGGCGGCCCAAAGAACCTCCTACCAGCGGATTACCCGCGATGAAGTCTCGGTCAAGGACCGGATCCGCGAGGTGTCCGATGTACTGCAGCGCAAAGGGATGGGCGGACGGCTGCGCTTCTCGGCGCTGCTGCATGATGAAATGGCCCGTCATGAAATTGTGACCACCTTCCTGGCTATCCTGGAGCTGATGAAGATGAAGGCTATTTTCTGCTATCAGGAGAAATTGTTTGAGGATATCGTGATGGAATGGAGAGGAGGGGACAACTTCAGTGGATTACAAAACGCTGAAATCGATTATTGA
- the ribE gene encoding 6,7-dimethyl-8-ribityllumazine synthase encodes MPNYFEGHLVSEGLKYGVVVGRFNEFITSKLLSGALDAFKRHGVADDEVDVAWVPGVFEIPLIAQKMAESGKYDAVITLGTVIRGSTTHYDYVCNEVAKGVAAINLKTGVPTIFGVVTTENIEQAIERSGTKAGNKGWDAATAAIEMANLNKLFK; translated from the coding sequence ATGCCGAATTATTTTGAAGGACATTTAGTTTCTGAAGGGTTAAAATACGGGGTAGTCGTAGGACGTTTCAATGAGTTTATTACCAGCAAGCTGCTGTCCGGAGCACTGGATGCTTTTAAACGCCACGGTGTAGCCGACGATGAAGTCGATGTAGCCTGGGTACCGGGAGTGTTCGAAATTCCGCTGATTGCCCAAAAAATGGCGGAAAGCGGCAAATATGATGCCGTAATCACCCTGGGTACTGTGATCCGCGGATCTACAACCCATTATGATTATGTCTGCAATGAAGTAGCCAAAGGGGTGGCTGCGATCAATCTCAAAACCGGAGTTCCGACGATCTTTGGTGTGGTAACGACCGAGAATATTGAGCAGGCCATCGAACGTTCCGGAACCAAAGCAGGCAACAAGGGCTGGGATGCAGCTACTGCTGCCATTGAAATGGCAAACCTTAACAAGCTCTTCAAATAA